In Sorghum bicolor cultivar BTx623 chromosome 8, Sorghum_bicolor_NCBIv3, whole genome shotgun sequence, one genomic interval encodes:
- the LOC8061265 gene encoding bidirectional sugar transporter SWEET13 has protein sequence MAGLSLQHPWAFAFGLLGNVISFLTFLAPIPTFYRIYKSKSTEGFQSVPYVVALFSAMLWIFYALIKSNETFLITINAAGCVIETIYIVMYFVYAPKKAKLFTAKIMLLLNVGVFGVILLVTLLLFKGDKRVVMLGWICVGFSVSVFVAPLSIMRRVIQTKSVEYMPFSLSLSLTLSAVVWFLYGLLIKDKYVALPNILGFTFGVVQMVLYVLYMNKTPVAVAEGKDAGVKLPSAADEHVLVNITKLSPALPDRSSGVHRATQMAAVPASSCAAEAAAPAMLPNRDVVDVFVSRQSPAVHVV, from the exons ATGGCAGGCCTATCTCTGCAGCACCCCTGGGCATTCGCTTTCGGCCTcctag gCAACGTCATCTCCTTCTTGACCTTCCTAGCCCCGAT ACCGACATTCTACCGCATCTACAAGAGCAAGTCGACGGAGGGCTTCCAGTCGGTTCCCTACGTGGTTGCCCTGTTCAGCGCCATGTTGTGGATCTTCTATGCACTGATCAAATCCAACGAGACGTTCCTCATCACCATCAACGCCGCCGGCTGTGTGATCGAGACCATCTACATCGTCATGTACTTCGTCTATGCGCCCAAGAAAGCCAAGTTGTTCACAGCCAAGATCATGCTCCTCCTCAATGTCGGCGTCTTTGGTGTCATCCTCCTCGTCACCCTCCTCCTCTTCAAGGGTGACAAGCGCGTTGTCATGCTTGGATGGATCTGTGTCGGCTTCTCCGTCAGTGTCTTTGTGGCGCCGTTGAGCATCATG AGACGCGTGATCCAAACGAAGAGCGTGGAGTACATGCcgttctccctctccctctcgctCACCCTCAGCGCTGTCGTCTGGTTCCTCTATGGCCTCCTCATCAAAGACAAATACGTCGCG CTTCCAAACATCCTTGGGTTCACCTTTGGCGTGGTCCAGATGGTGCTGTACGTGTTGTACATGAACAAAACGCCGGTGGCTGTTGCCGAGGGCAAGGATGCCGGAGTCAAGCTTCCCTCTGCTGCAGACGAGCACGTGCTCGTCAACATTACCAAGCTCAGCCCTGCCCTCCCCGACAGGAGCTCCGGGGTGCACCGAGCCACCCAGATGGCGGCGGTTCCCGCCAGCAGCTGCGCTGCTGAAGCAGCTGCGCCGGCGATGCTGCCCAACAGGGACGTGGTCGACGTCTTCGTGAGCCGCCAGAGCCCAGCCGTCCACGTGGTCTAG